One bacterium genomic window, GAAGAGCAGGCCTTCGAGGATCTTCCAGAATGCGATCCGGTCGATCATCGCAGCGAAGATCGGAACCGTGAGGCCGGGCACGGCGTTGCCCGCGCTCTCGTCCCCGTGCTCGAGCGGGTCGTCGGTGATCGACGACCGGTCGATCCAGCGCTGCATCTCGGCTGCGAGCGCGGGGTCGTCGGGGACGAGCCTCGGCGAATCCGGCGGCGCGTGGCCGGCCGCGTAGCGAATCTGCTCATGGGATTCGTAGATGGGGTGGCCTTCGTGGACGAGCACGGGCACCGTGCCCGCCGGGTTCACTGCGAGGAGCGCCGGCCGGATGTTCTCGTAGGCTCCGGTCTCGATCAGATCGATGTGTCGGCTGGCGTACTGGATACCAAGCTCGGCGAGGCATATGCGCGACTTCATCGAGCAGAGCGAGAGCGAGTTGTGATAGAGCTCGAATTCCTGCACATGAGGCAGGGTGATGTCGGCTCGGAGGCAGGCCGGAACCGGATGCGTCTTGCGACGCGACTTCTCCCAGAGCCACCACGCGAGTGCGGCTGCGAC contains:
- a CDS encoding glutathione S-transferase family protein encodes the protein MTIAIVAVAAALAWWLWEKSRRKTHPVPACLRADITLPHVQEFELYHNSLSLCSMKSRICLAELGIQYASRHIDLIETGAYENIRPALLAVNPAGTVPVLVHEGHPIYESHEQIRYAAGHAPPDSPRLVPDDPALAAEMQRWIDRSSITDDPLEHGDESAGNAVPGLTVPIFAAMIDRIAFWKILEGLLFHIDRRRPVVFLVLKLRGLAGLAKLRPVVAVIRRSHRQMGEHLDALEAQLRDGGGPWILGEAYSLADVSWSVIFERLAQVDCEHVHLREDLRPECAAYWARLKSRPSYRAAILEHPHPTIAYGTNRLREAKAADPALRAALEGSGSS